One Kitasatospora sp. NBC_01266 genomic window carries:
- the nuoI gene encoding NADH-quinone oxidoreductase subunit NuoI — translation MPESDDKPSLLGPAAGFGVTFTAMFKKRLTEQYPEQKKPTAPRFHGRHQLNRHPDGLEKCVGCELCAWACPADAIYVEGADNTEEERYSPGERYGAVYQINYARCILCGLCIEACPTRALTMTNEYELADSSRADLIFTKEQLLAGLTEGMVAPPHEMYPGTEEGAYYRGEVTHAAPGTPTQERHDNGTEVTA, via the coding sequence ATGCCAGAGTCCGACGACAAGCCGTCGCTGCTGGGCCCGGCCGCAGGCTTCGGCGTGACCTTCACGGCCATGTTCAAGAAGCGGCTGACCGAGCAGTACCCGGAGCAGAAGAAGCCCACCGCCCCCCGGTTCCACGGCCGCCACCAGCTCAACCGCCACCCCGACGGCCTGGAGAAGTGCGTCGGCTGCGAGTTGTGCGCCTGGGCCTGCCCGGCGGACGCGATCTACGTGGAGGGCGCCGACAACACCGAGGAGGAGCGCTACTCCCCGGGTGAGCGGTACGGCGCTGTCTACCAGATCAACTACGCCCGCTGCATCCTCTGCGGGCTGTGCATCGAGGCCTGCCCGACCCGCGCGCTGACCATGACCAACGAGTACGAGCTGGCCGACTCCTCGCGGGCCGACCTGATCTTCACCAAGGAGCAGCTGCTGGCCGGCCTGACCGAGGGCATGGTCGCGCCGCCGCACGAGATGTACCCGGGGACCGAGGAGGGCGCGTACTACCGCGGCGAGGTCACCCACGCCGCGCCCGGCACGCCCACCCAGGAGCGGCACGACAACGGCACGGAGGTGACCGCATGA